A segment of the Streptomyces sp. ITFR-21 genome:
TCTTCCTTGACGCGACCTCGACCCACGACAACTCGGTCGAGCGGGCGGTGGAAAAGTTGATGAAGGCGTGCGTGCCGACCCCGGCCAGCCTGGGGCGGAAGAAGCCGGCGAGCCCGTGGGTGCGGTTCGAGTGGGGTACGGCCCGCAGCACCGCGTTCGACGGGGTGCTGTCGAGCCTGTCGGTGACGTACACGCTCTTCGACGTGGACGGCACACCGCTGCGGGCGACGTGCTCGCTGACGGTGGAGGAGGCGAGCGTCGACCCGCCGGGCCAGAACCCGACCTCCGGCGCGCGCACCGCCCGCAGCACGCACACCGTGGTGGCCGGGGACAGCCTGGCGCTGCTGGCCTGGCGGGAGTACGGCGACGCGACGGCCTGGCGGACGATCGCGGAGGCGAACGGGATCGACGACCCGATGGCCCTGGCGCCCGGCACCGAACTGGTGGTGCCGGCACTGGGGGACGCGGGCGCCGAGGAGGAGCGGTGAGCACGCCGGAGGCGCGCGGCGGCCGGTCGTTCGCGGCGGACCCCGTCGTGGAGGCGCCCGGCGAACTGCCGCCGGCCTGGGCGGCGCAGCTGGTCAGCTGCGTGGTGGACGAGAACGTGGGCCTGCCGGACACGGCGCTGCTCACCTACCGCGATCCCGACAACGAGTTCCTGGCGTCCACCGGCATCACCTTGGGCACGGTGCTGCGGGTGTCGGTGGTGACGGCCGGCGGGCGGGCCCGCGAGCGGCTGTTCAACGGCGAGGTGACGGCGGTGGAGATCGACCGGGACAGCACGGGCTCGTTCACGGTGTTGCGGGCGTACTCCCGGGCGCACCGGTTGCAGCGCGGCCGCAAGGTGGTGGCGTACCGGAACATGACGGCCGCCGCCATCGTCCGCAAGGTCGCCGCCGGGGCGGGTCTGACCTGCGGGAAGGTGGAGGCGTCGGCGGTCACGTACGGGCAGCTGTCACAGGCCAACGTCTCCGACTGGGACTTCCTGCAGTACCTGGCCGGCGAGAACGGCGCGCAGGTGCGGGTCGACGACCAGGGCCTGCTGCAGTTCACCCGGCCCGAGCGGGCGGCGGGCGCACCCGCGCCGTCCACCCCGGCCACGCAGAGCCCGATGGTGCTGGAGTACGGGCGCAACCTGCTGGCGCTGCGGGCCGCGCTGTCGGGCGCGGACGGCGCGGGCACGGTCGAGGTGCGCGGCTGGGACGTCACCACCAGGACCCCGCTGGTGGCCCGGCACCCGTCGGTGACCAGCGAGACGGTGCTGCCCGGACTCGACCCGGCGTCCGGCGCCCGGTTCGGGCCGTCGGCGAAGCTGACGGTGACGGACACCCCGTACCGCACGCAGGCCGAGACCGCGGCGGCGGCGGACTCCATCGCCGCCCAGGTCAGCGCCGGTTTCGCGGAGTTGGAGGCGGTGGCCGAGGGCAACCCGCGGCTGCGGGCGGGGCGGCCGGTCGCGCTCGGCAACGTGGGGAAGGCGTTCTCCGGCCGGTACACCGCGACGGCGGTGCGGCACAGCCTGGAGCCGCACGGCGGCTACCGGACCACGGTGTGGGTCAGCGCCAGCCCGGACCGGTCGCTGGCGGGCCTGGTCACCGGCGCGAACGCGCCCGGCCGCGGCCCGCGCATGCCGGGGCTGGCGATCGGCGTGGTGACGGACGTGCAGGAGCCGGGCGGCGCGCAGCAGGGCGGGGTGCGGCTCACGTTCCCCTGGCTGGACGACACGTACGTGACGGACTGGGTGCGGACCGTGCAGTGGGGCGGCAGGGGCGGCGGCGGTGTGGTGAGCCCCGAGGTCAACGACGAAGTGCTGGTCGGCTTCGAACAGGGTCTGCTGGACAGCCCGTACGTCATCGGCGGCCTCTACAACGGCGTGGACCACCCGGCGCCGCACGACGTTCCCCTGGTGGACCGCGGCAGCGGCAAGGTCAACCGCCGCTCGCTGGCGTCGCGTTCCGGCCACCGGGTGGAGCTGCTCGAAGTCCCCGCGCCGGGACCGGCCGGCGTGCGGCTGCGTACCGCGGACGGGCGGCTGGAGGTGCTGCTGCACGACCGCGACCACCGGATCGAGCTGACGGTGTACGCGGCCGGCGGCCGGCGACCGCTGTCCTCGGTGCTGCTGGACGGGAGCGGCATCACGCTCGACGCGCGGACCGGCGCGGTCCGGGTGAAGGGCGGCACCGTGGAGATCGACGCCACCGCGGCGGTCACGGTCGGCGGCCGGTCGGTGAGCGTGACCGGGCAGACGGACGTCACCGTCGACGGCGGACTGCTGGGGGTGCTGAAGGCGGACCTCATCCGGATCAACTGACGCCCGCCGACCCGTCGACCGCCCGACCACCGACCACCGACCACCGACACCGACCACCGGGCCGCCACCGCCCACCGACACCGGCACCGACACCGACCACCGACCACCGACACCGACCACCGGGCCGCCACCGCCCACCGACACCGACACCGGCACCGGCACCGACCACCGAGCCGCCGCCCACCACCGACAGCCGTCCGACACCAGGCCCCCTCGCGGGCCGCGACCTTCCCCCAGGAGCCCGGTATGCCCGCCGCAGCCCGTATCGGCGACCCCACCAGCCACGCGGGGGTGATCACCGCCCCGCCGCCACCGGTCGCCGCCGTGGTCGCGCGGGTGCTGATCGGCGGGCGGCCCGCCGCGGTCGAGGGCAGCCTGCACGTGTGCCCGCAGCATCCCGAGCTCGGCCCGCTCAACGTGATCCTGCCGAACCCGGCGGCGCTCACGGCCGGCGCCGTCCTGATCGGCGGGCTGCCGGCCGCGCGGATGCGGGACACCACGGCGTGCACCGCGACCGTGGCCCTGGGCGCGGTGAACGTCCTGATCGGGGGCCCGTTGTGAGCGAGCGGTTCATCGGGCGCGGCTGGGCGTTCCCGCTGCGGGTCGGGCCGACCGGCGGGATCGCCATGGTCGAGCGGGAGCGGGAGATCGAGGAGGCGATCCGGCTGGTGCTCGGCACCGCGCCCGGCGAGCGCCCGATGCGCCCGGAGTTCGGCTGCGGCATCCACGAGTACGTCTTCGCGCCCGGCGACGGCGCCACCGCGGGGCGGATCGCCCGGCAGGTGCGCGAGGCGCTGGAGCGGTGGGAGCCGCGGATCGGGGTGGACGAGGTGGTGGTGGCCTTCGACGCGGTGGACGCCGGCACCCTCTACATCGACGTGCGCTACACCGTCCGCTCCACCAACGACCGGCGCAACCTGGTCTTTCCCTTCTACACGATCCCCTCCGAGGAGGGGGCCGAGGAAGCCGTGGCGGACTGATGGCCCTGCCCTCCCCCAACCTGGACGACCGGCGCTTCCAGCAGCTCGTCGACGAGGCGAAGCGCTATGTGCAGCAGCGCGCCCCGGAGTGGACCGACCACAACGTCTCCGACCCGGGGGTCACCCTGATCGAGACGTTCGCCTACCTGGTGGACCAGCTGCTGTACCGGCTGAACCGGGTGCCGGACAAGAACTACACCGCGTTCCTGGACCTGTTGGGCATCCGCCTGTTTCCGCCGGCGGCGGCGTCCGCCGACGTCGACTTCTGGCTGTCGGCGCCGCAGCCGGACACGGTGACGCTGCCGGCCGGCACCGAGGTCACCACCGGGGACGGCGACGCGCAGGAGCCGGTGGTGTTCGCCACCACGGACGAACTGCGCATCCTGCCCAGCGAGTTGGTCCGGCTGGTGACCGCGCCGCACAGCGGCGGGCAGACCGACAGGACCGCCGCGCTGTCCGAGGGCCGCGACGTGCGGTGCTTCCGGGCGGCGCCCGAACCCGGTGACGCGCTGCTGTTCGGCCTGCCCACGGCGGTGCCGCGCTGCGTGGTCGCGGTCCGCCTGGACAGCCGGGTGGAGGGCGTCGGCGTGGACCCGCGGCAGCCGCCCCTGGTGTGGGAGGCGTGGGACGGCGCTGGCTGGCGCGGATGCGAGACCGGCGCGGACACCACCGGCGGCCTGAACCGGCCCGGCGAGGTGATCGTGTACGTGCCGTCCGGGCACGCCGCGTCCGTGGTCGGCGGCACCCGGGCGGGCTGGCTGCGCTGCCGGGTCACCGAGGCCGAGCCGGGCCAGCCGTTCTACTCCGAGTCCCCGACGATCCGCGAGGCGACGGTGTTCACGGTCGGCGGCACCACCTCCGTGGAGCACGCCGAGACCGTCACCGATGTGCAGATCGGCACGTCGGAAGGGGTCGCGGGCCAGACGTTCCGGCTCGGCAGGCTGCCGGTCCTGCTCGACGGCGGGCCGCCGGTGGTGGAGGTCTCCTCCGCCGAGGGATGGCAGCGGTGGGAGGTGGTGGAGCACTTCGGCCGCTCCGGCCCCGCCGACCGGCACGTCCGGGTGGACGCCGCCACCGGCGAGTTCTCCTTCCCGCCGGCGCTGCGCGAACCGGACGGCAGCCTGCGGCTGTGCGGCGCGGTGCCGGACAAGGGCGCCCGGATCCGGGTGGCCCGCTTCCGCACCGGCGGCGGTCCGGCCGGGAACGTCGCCCGCGGCGCGATCTCGGTGCTGCGCAGCTCCGTGCCGTACATCGCCCGGGTCGCCAACCGGGAGGCGGCGCGCGGCGGGGTGGACGGCGAGACGCTGGCCAACGCCAAACTGCGGGCCCCCGACGCGCTGCGGATGCAGGAACGGGCGGTCACCGCCGAGGACTACGAGATCATCAGCCGGCAGGCGGCCCCCTCGGTGCGCCGGGTGCGCTGCCTGCCCGCCGCGCAGGGGGCGGGCGCGGTGCGGGTGCTGGTGGTGCCGGACGCGGTGGCCGACGAGGGCGACCGGCTCCGCTTCGAGCAGCTGATCCCCTCGCAGCAGGTGCTCGAGGCGATCACCGCGAGCCTGGACGAGCGGCGGCTGATCGGGACCCGGCTGGTGGTGGAGCCGCCGGTCTACCAGGGCGTGACCGTGGTCGCCCGGCTCGCGGCGGCGCCCGGCGACACCGACCGGGTGCGGGACGCGGCGCTGACGGCGTTGTTCCGGCACCTCGACCCGCTGCGCGGCGGCCCGGACGGCACCGGATGGCCGTTCGGGCGGCCGGTGCAGTACGGGGAGGTGTTCGGCGTGCTGCAACGCGCCGCCGGCAACGCGCTGGTGGAGGAGATCCGGCTGTTCCCGGCCGACCCGATCACCGGTCGGCGCGGCGCGCCGGCCAGCCGCGTCGACGTGGCCCCCGGCGCACTCGTGTTCTCCCACCAGCACCAAGTGGTCGTACAGGCGGTTGAACCGGAGGCAGGGGCATGAGCCGCGCGGCGGTGCCCGGTCTGCCGAGCCGGTATCCGATCGGCGGCCTGCTGCCCGCGCTGTACGCCGACGACGACTTCGCGCAGCGGTTCACCGCCGGTCTGGACACGGTGCTCGCCCCGGTCTTCGCCACCCTCGACAACCTGCCCGGGTATCTGGACCCGCGGGTGGCGCCGCTGGACTTCCTGGCCTGGCTGGCGTCGTGGGTGGGCGCCGACGACGACCCGCGGTGGCCGCCGGAGCTG
Coding sequences within it:
- a CDS encoding VgrG-related protein; amino-acid sequence: MSTPEARGGRSFAADPVVEAPGELPPAWAAQLVSCVVDENVGLPDTALLTYRDPDNEFLASTGITLGTVLRVSVVTAGGRARERLFNGEVTAVEIDRDSTGSFTVLRAYSRAHRLQRGRKVVAYRNMTAAAIVRKVAAGAGLTCGKVEASAVTYGQLSQANVSDWDFLQYLAGENGAQVRVDDQGLLQFTRPERAAGAPAPSTPATQSPMVLEYGRNLLALRAALSGADGAGTVEVRGWDVTTRTPLVARHPSVTSETVLPGLDPASGARFGPSAKLTVTDTPYRTQAETAAAADSIAAQVSAGFAELEAVAEGNPRLRAGRPVALGNVGKAFSGRYTATAVRHSLEPHGGYRTTVWVSASPDRSLAGLVTGANAPGRGPRMPGLAIGVVTDVQEPGGAQQGGVRLTFPWLDDTYVTDWVRTVQWGGRGGGGVVSPEVNDEVLVGFEQGLLDSPYVIGGLYNGVDHPAPHDVPLVDRGSGKVNRRSLASRSGHRVELLEVPAPGPAGVRLRTADGRLEVLLHDRDHRIELTVYAAGGRRPLSSVLLDGSGITLDARTGAVRVKGGTVEIDATAAVTVGGRSVSVTGQTDVTVDGGLLGVLKADLIRIN
- a CDS encoding putative baseplate assembly protein encodes the protein MALPSPNLDDRRFQQLVDEAKRYVQQRAPEWTDHNVSDPGVTLIETFAYLVDQLLYRLNRVPDKNYTAFLDLLGIRLFPPAAASADVDFWLSAPQPDTVTLPAGTEVTTGDGDAQEPVVFATTDELRILPSELVRLVTAPHSGGQTDRTAALSEGRDVRCFRAAPEPGDALLFGLPTAVPRCVVAVRLDSRVEGVGVDPRQPPLVWEAWDGAGWRGCETGADTTGGLNRPGEVIVYVPSGHAASVVGGTRAGWLRCRVTEAEPGQPFYSESPTIREATVFTVGGTTSVEHAETVTDVQIGTSEGVAGQTFRLGRLPVLLDGGPPVVEVSSAEGWQRWEVVEHFGRSGPADRHVRVDAATGEFSFPPALREPDGSLRLCGAVPDKGARIRVARFRTGGGPAGNVARGAISVLRSSVPYIARVANREAARGGVDGETLANAKLRAPDALRMQERAVTAEDYEIISRQAAPSVRRVRCLPAAQGAGAVRVLVVPDAVADEGDRLRFEQLIPSQQVLEAITASLDERRLIGTRLVVEPPVYQGVTVVARLAAAPGDTDRVRDAALTALFRHLDPLRGGPDGTGWPFGRPVQYGEVFGVLQRAAGNALVEEIRLFPADPITGRRGAPASRVDVAPGALVFSHQHQVVVQAVEPEAGA
- a CDS encoding PAAR domain-containing protein, which codes for MPAAARIGDPTSHAGVITAPPPPVAAVVARVLIGGRPAAVEGSLHVCPQHPELGPLNVILPNPAALTAGAVLIGGLPAARMRDTTACTATVALGAVNVLIGGPL
- a CDS encoding GPW/gp25 family protein is translated as MSERFIGRGWAFPLRVGPTGGIAMVEREREIEEAIRLVLGTAPGERPMRPEFGCGIHEYVFAPGDGATAGRIARQVREALERWEPRIGVDEVVVAFDAVDAGTLYIDVRYTVRSTNDRRNLVFPFYTIPSEEGAEEAVAD
- a CDS encoding LysM peptidoglycan-binding domain-containing protein is translated as MSSAVRTSRARAQLTLKEPPASVGARPGGTIEQLDLQFNPTTLQLRKTTEWRRSPSRMAGESALPEFVGSGPRELSLEVFLDATSTHDNSVERAVEKLMKACVPTPASLGRKKPASPWVRFEWGTARSTAFDGVLSSLSVTYTLFDVDGTPLRATCSLTVEEASVDPPGQNPTSGARTARSTHTVVAGDSLALLAWREYGDATAWRTIAEANGIDDPMALAPGTELVVPALGDAGAEEER